A genomic window from Diospyros lotus cultivar Yz01 chromosome 2, ASM1463336v1, whole genome shotgun sequence includes:
- the LOC127795193 gene encoding uncharacterized protein LOC127795193, with the protein MSVTDYFNALTHQWQQLDILEEKSWKCLEDSQQYKKIVEKDRVYQFLLGLNKDLDDVRGRILSIKPLPSVKEVFSEVRREESWKKLMLGSHHPFLPAENSAMIAQGNSFNRDKQQKNRPVCEHCKKVGHTKDICWKLHGKPANWKPAREKEGRGNTAEAQTNAEVNPFSKEQLEALQKILQQTLQNNTTGSGTLASKGIGLGEEDWQC; encoded by the exons ATGTCTGTAACAGACTATTTCAATGCTTTAACTCACCAATGGCAGCAACTggatattcttgaagaaaaaTCATGGAAGTGCTTAGAAGATTCTCAACAATACAAGAAGATTGTTGAAAAAGATCGAGTCTACCAATTCCTCCTCGGACTCAACAAAGATCTGGATGATGTAAGGGGAAGAATACTAAGTATTAAGCCTCTTCCTAGTGTCAAGGAAGTCTTCTCAGAAGTCCGTAGGGAGGAAAGCTGGAAGAAACTAATGCTGGGATCACATCACCCTTTTCTCCCAGCTGAAAACTCTGCCATGATAGCCCAAGGAAATTCCTTTAACCGAGACAAACAGCAGAAGAACAGACCAGTGTGCGAACACTGCAAGAAAGTTGGGCATACTAAGGATATATGCTGGAAGCTTCACGGCAAACCAGCAAACTGGAAACCAGCCCGAGAGAAAGAAGGACGTGGAAATACTGCTGAAGCACAAACAAATGCTGAGGTCAATCCCTTTAGTAAAGAACAACTGGAAGCCCTTCAAAAGATCCTGCAACAGACTCTTCAAAATAATACTACTGGATCTGGTACGCTAGCCTCAAAAG gaatCGGACTTGGAGAAGAGGATTGGCAGTGCTAA